The Sphingomonas alpina genome has a segment encoding these proteins:
- a CDS encoding flavin-containing monooxygenase: MTTEHFDVIVVGAGISGIGAGYHLQTLSPDRSYVILEGRPQLGGTWDLFRYPGIRSDSDMYTLGYSFRPWTEAKAIADGPSILKYVSDTAHENGIDRHIRYNHQVKTASWSTEDARWTVVSDGPDGPVRITCNFLFMCSGYYNYAKGHTPDFPGAESFAGDIVHPQHWPQDLDYSGKNVVVIGSGATAVTLVPEMAKRAAHVTMLQRSPTYVVSRPSEDSIANWLRSKLPSKVAYGITRWKNVLFGMFFFRLARRKPERVKERIIGMVRDHLGPDYDVGKHFTPRYNPWDQRLCLVPDADLFDSLKAGTSSVVTDRIEAFTPSGIKLESGGELAADVIVTATGLELQLLSDVAFSVDGAAVDLSKTYNYKGMMYSDLPNLASSFGYTNASWTLKADLTCGYVCRLLNTMTKRGLRQATPRISTEAMQPEPFLDFSSGYVTRAMEKFPKQGDRKPWKLYQNYALDILTLKYGSVDAEMEFSNPVPDRKTVADKREAVPA; the protein is encoded by the coding sequence ATGACGACTGAACATTTCGACGTGATTGTGGTCGGTGCCGGAATTTCGGGTATTGGCGCCGGCTATCATCTGCAGACGCTGAGCCCGGATCGCAGCTATGTGATTCTCGAGGGGCGCCCGCAGCTTGGCGGCACCTGGGACCTATTCCGTTATCCCGGCATCCGCTCCGATTCCGACATGTATACGCTCGGTTATTCCTTCCGCCCCTGGACCGAGGCGAAGGCGATCGCGGACGGACCGTCGATCCTGAAATATGTCAGCGACACCGCGCACGAGAACGGCATCGACCGCCACATCCGATACAATCATCAGGTCAAGACCGCCTCCTGGTCGACCGAAGATGCGCGCTGGACGGTCGTCTCCGACGGGCCGGACGGGCCAGTCCGGATTACCTGCAATTTCCTCTTCATGTGCAGCGGATATTACAATTACGCCAAGGGCCACACACCCGATTTCCCCGGTGCAGAGAGCTTCGCCGGCGACATCGTCCATCCGCAGCACTGGCCGCAGGATCTGGATTATTCGGGCAAGAACGTCGTGGTGATCGGGAGCGGCGCGACCGCCGTGACGCTGGTGCCGGAAATGGCCAAGCGTGCCGCGCACGTGACCATGCTGCAGCGCTCGCCGACCTATGTGGTGTCGCGCCCGTCGGAGGACAGCATCGCCAACTGGCTGCGTTCCAAGCTGCCGTCGAAAGTCGCGTATGGTATTACGCGCTGGAAGAATGTGCTGTTCGGCATGTTCTTCTTCCGCCTTGCACGGCGGAAGCCGGAACGGGTCAAGGAGCGGATCATCGGCATGGTGCGCGACCATCTCGGTCCCGACTATGACGTCGGAAAGCATTTCACGCCGCGCTACAATCCTTGGGACCAGCGGCTCTGCCTCGTACCCGACGCTGACTTGTTCGATTCGCTGAAGGCCGGGACATCCTCGGTCGTCACCGATCGGATCGAAGCCTTCACACCGTCGGGGATCAAGCTGGAGTCCGGCGGCGAGCTTGCCGCCGATGTCATCGTCACCGCCACCGGACTCGAGCTGCAGCTGCTCAGCGATGTCGCGTTCAGTGTCGACGGCGCCGCGGTCGATCTGTCGAAGACCTATAATTACAAGGGTATGATGTATAGCGACCTGCCCAATCTGGCATCGTCGTTCGGCTATACCAATGCCTCCTGGACGCTGAAGGCCGACCTGACCTGCGGCTATGTCTGTCGCCTGCTCAACACGATGACCAAACGCGGCCTGCGCCAGGCGACGCCGCGGATCTCGACCGAAGCAATGCAGCCCGAGCCATTTCTCGATTTCAGCTCCGGCTATGTCACCCGCGCGATGGAGAAATTCCCCAAGCAAGGGGATCGCAAGCCTTGGAAGCTCTACCAGAATTATGCGCTCGACATTCTGACGCTGAAATATGGCTCGGTCGACGCGGAGATGGAGTTTTCCAACCCCGTACCGGATCGGAAAACCGTTGCAGACAAGCGCGAGGCCGTGCCGGCCTGA
- the argE gene encoding acetylornithine deacetylase produces the protein MRSIRHRAISNLALIEYVEALLGGLGVVSRRVANAEGTKANLYATLGPSAPGGIVLSGHTDVVPVDGQPWSSDPFTLTRRGDRLHGRGTCDMKGFLALALATAPDFARGSNARPVHFAFSYDEEVGCLGAPSMIRELVTELPPPAAVVVGEPTNMEVVSGHKGIATWRVTVTGHEAHSSLTHLGVSANMVAVGLMNQLAAIAETLEHDADPASLYCPGHATLTIGQIHGGTAVNILARECSFVFDLRAPPGQEPDAIIAPFITECARQDAILRARFEGAGVEVVRRSATPSFAPEPGGAAELLTRRLAGDNGPARVVSYAAEAGQFQQAGFSVVICGPGSIEQAHQPDEYLEIAQLERGAAFMARLYEAVRR, from the coding sequence TTGCGTTCGATACGACATCGCGCGATCTCGAACCTGGCACTGATCGAATATGTCGAAGCGCTGCTGGGAGGGCTGGGCGTTGTTTCGCGCCGCGTCGCCAATGCCGAGGGTACCAAGGCCAATCTCTATGCCACGCTTGGCCCATCCGCTCCGGGCGGAATCGTCTTGTCAGGACATACCGATGTCGTGCCGGTCGATGGCCAGCCCTGGAGCAGCGATCCTTTCACGCTGACCCGGCGCGGCGACCGGCTGCACGGGCGCGGTACCTGCGACATGAAGGGTTTTCTGGCGCTCGCACTGGCGACTGCGCCGGATTTCGCGCGTGGAAGCAATGCGCGACCCGTGCATTTCGCCTTTTCCTATGACGAGGAGGTCGGGTGCCTCGGTGCGCCATCAATGATCCGCGAGTTGGTGACCGAATTGCCACCGCCGGCTGCGGTGGTGGTCGGTGAGCCGACGAATATGGAAGTGGTGAGTGGCCATAAGGGAATTGCGACATGGCGCGTTACCGTGACGGGACATGAGGCGCATTCCAGCCTAACGCATCTCGGTGTCTCGGCGAACATGGTTGCGGTGGGCCTGATGAATCAACTCGCCGCAATTGCCGAGACACTGGAGCATGATGCCGATCCAGCGTCACTCTATTGCCCCGGCCATGCGACACTGACGATCGGCCAGATCCATGGCGGCACAGCAGTCAATATCCTGGCGCGGGAGTGTAGTTTTGTCTTTGATCTGCGCGCACCGCCCGGTCAGGAGCCGGACGCGATCATCGCGCCCTTCATTACCGAATGCGCTCGACAGGATGCGATCCTGCGGGCCCGCTTCGAAGGGGCGGGGGTGGAGGTCGTGCGGCGATCGGCCACGCCCTCTTTTGCGCCGGAACCAGGCGGTGCCGCGGAGTTGCTGACTCGCCGCCTCGCGGGCGATAATGGACCGGCGCGCGTGGTTTCCTACGCGGCCGAGGCAGGGCAGTTTCAGCAGGCGGGATTCTCGGTCGTGATCTGCGGGCCCGGCTCGATCGAACAGGCACATCAGCCTGACGAATATCTCGAAATCGCTCAACTGGAGCGCGGCGCGGCGTTCATGGCGCGGCTGTACGAGGCGGTTCGACGCTAA